A single region of the Eremothecium gossypii ATCC 10895 chromosome V, complete sequence genome encodes:
- the SYO1 gene encoding Syo1p (Syntenic homolog of Saccharomyces cerevisiae YDL063C): MAKSRKKLRSNKARVNPILRDAAKDAQVRSKRIQPLMQQLQSAAVNDRQMALGSISVLCEDAHMRELFLREKLLQEVMSRLLTDDNTEIVVEAYGLLRNLCLEQGYDVAIYMWRSDIWVSISAGLEKLVESLSSLSSNAKASIESRRLLFDFGDNLISLVVALADGASEIQEQLVAEHLPQLFHVITQILKYGFIVGDDSKTCTLKITTQLFNSVLDLIYDFASDSAAFMDALHGHPDLSQFVQTLPELNILNGSELTQVLVQGILLQLLDESITFQQAESILDRTCAAIQPIDLALMKHTLNTAEQEKELSSLKNTEEFSSMIRKQSDNTKKAMMQMQSLELSLEIVTAVTELLASQVEQRREPLPGTLVNILKQVLPDFFNVLAEDFTSHVLMAWNNLLWLFLSLEINVFELANEPWKQLWSCIYQAGNVDPRVRFGKLSCVWALLKAVQLQANPTEYLDLLQVATVDFVQSIRREYDNAGDAGPEDQLDLRLRCCHVLFVLATFQQHIDVNREVGLFFLHILSQKDTHPQLLVEVADHFIDIYSDAAFDYDHPNFVGLGFLDTLRKDIVPNLRAAFKFVDKNKDPQLKAECHELFTTLGSFVAYKEGERS; this comes from the coding sequence ATGGCTAAATCCCGGAAAAAGTTGAGATCTAACAAGGCGCGCGTGAATCCGATACTGCGTGATGCAGCGAAGGATGCGCAGGTACGCAGTAAGCGTATTCAGCCGCTaatgcagcagctgcaaaGCGCTGCAGTCAACGATCGGCAGATGGCGTTGGGGAGCATCAGTGTTCTCTGCGAGGATGCGCACATGCGGGAGCTGTTCCTGCGAGAAAAGCTTTTGCAGGAAGTGATGAGTAGGCTGCTGACGGACGACAACACCGAAATAGTAGTTGAAGCATACGGCCTGCTGCGCAATCTGTGCCTGGAACAGGGCTACGACGTTGCGATATATATGTGGCGGTCAGACATCTGGGTAAGCATCAGTGCCGGTCTTGAGAAGCTGGTTGAATCGTTGTCCAGTCTCTCAAGCAACGCGAAGGCTAGCATTGAATCGCGGAGGCTGCTATTTGACTTTGGAGACAACCTGATATCGCTTGTGGTTGCTCTTGCTGACGGGGCTTCTGAAATCCAGGAGCAGCTCGTTGCCGAGCATCTGCCGCAGCTGTTCCACGTTATCACTCAGATACTGAAATATGGGTTCATTGTTGGTGATGACAGCAAGACTTGCACATTAAAAATTACGACCCAGCTATTCAACTCGGTTCTGGACCTGATCTACGACTTTGCCTCAGATTCTGCGGCCTTTATGGACGCGCTGCACGGACATCCCGATCTGTCTCAGTTCGTCCAGACCTTGCCTGAATTGAATATCCTCAATGGGAGCGAGCTGACGCAGGTCTTGGTCCAGGGTatcctgctgcagctgctaGACGAGTCTATCACATTCCAGCAGGCCGAGTCCATCCTGGACAGGACCTGTGCTGCGATTCAGCCAATCGACCTCGCATTGATGAAGCATACGCTCAACACGGCCGAACAAGAGAAAGAGCTTTCCAGCCTGAAGAACACCGAGGAGTTCTCTAGCATGATCAGGAAACAGAGCGACAACACGAAGAAGGCCATGATGCAAATGCAGAGCCTTGAGCTGTCGCTGGAAATTGTCACGGCGGTTACCGAGCTTCTAGCCTCCCAAGTCGAACAGCGGCGTGAGCCTCTGCCTGGCACACTGGTGAATATCCTAAAGCAGGTGCTGCCGGATTTTTTCAACGTCTTGGCGGAGGACTTTACGTCACATGTGCTGATGGCATGGAACAATCTTCTCTGGCTCTTCTTGTCGCTTGAGATCAACGTGTTCGAGCTGGCAAACGAACCCTGGAAGCAGCTCTGGAGCTGCATCTACCAGGCTGGCAACGTCGACCCTAGAGTCCGGTTCGGGAAGCTGAGCTGCGTGTGGGCACTGCTCAAAGCCGTGCAGCTGCAAGCCAATCCCACGGAATACCTCGATCTGCTGCAGGTCGCAACCGTCGACTTTGTCCAGTCCATCAGACGCGAGTACGACAACGCAGGCGACGCGGGCCCCGAAGACCAGCTGGACCTACGgctgcgctgctgccacGTCCTGTTCGTGCTCGCGACCTTCCAGCAGCATATCGACGTCAACCGAGAGGTGGGCCTGTTCTTCCTGCACATCCTCTCGCAGAAAGACACCCAtccgcagctgctggtggaGGTCGCCGACCACTTCATAGACATCTACTCCGACGCCGCGTTCGACTACGACCACCCCAACTTCGTCGGCCTCGGCTTCCTCGACACCCTGCGCAAGGACATCGTGCCCAACCTGAGAGCAGCTTTCAAGTTCGTCGACAAGAACAAAGACCCGCAGCTCAAGGCCGAGTGCCACGAGCTCTTCACCACCCTGGGCAGCTTCGTCGCGTACAAGGAGGGCGAGCGCTCCTGA
- the ECM19 gene encoding Ecm19p (Syntenic homolog of Saccharomyces cerevisiae YLR390W (ECM19)), which translates to MARIRAYELITIGIVSAFGIYSGVNFFEPIVVNQLRQDGHLRQDVEVPEFDADGNLLEQKLGAKTPAAPAPVSDGSATDGSKSH; encoded by the coding sequence ATGGCGAGAATCCGTGCATATGAACTGATTACCATAGGTATCGTCAGCGCCTTCGGAATCTATTCGGGTGTCAACTTCTTTGAACCGATCGTGGTGAACCAGTTGCGCCAGGATGGTCACCTTCGGCAAGACGTGGAAGTGCCAGAATTTGACGCAGATGGCAATCTTCTCGAGCAGAAACTTGGCGCAAAGACTCCAGCCGCCCCAGCACCTGTTTCTGATGGGTCCGCGACGGATGGCTCCAAATCGCATTGA
- the PEX19 gene encoding Pex19p (Syntenic homolog of Saccharomyces cerevisiae YDL065C (PEX19)), with protein MTEAVDEYDDLDAYLDDGGKPEKEAEKKTEEEQKHGEQQQTRKSGKFGAEQTGGTDAEVAEMINDLQTQFQQMLRPETDGADKDTVDNFRQLLETLGQAAPEAAGAGAADAGAAGKESGQGSEDFKDIISNALGRLKVNSSKIDSKLEQEKKAQTSDDLLSQLLEQMAGVDEGDGDGTMDGAILNILNQMSSKEVMYQPMKEMQLEFVQWMQGNAELEEHREKIATYRQQLDTVNAIVALYERADYSNEKYRGEITDLIDKLEQLGDSPVNKGFSNEGNQELNDLAKMLEVDGDDPSLGNIDKEIQETCKQQ; from the coding sequence ATGACTGAGGCGGTGGATGAGTACGACGACCTTGATGCGTACCTAGACGATGGCGGCAAGCCCGAGAAGGAGGCCGAAAAGAAGacggaggaggagcagaaGCACGGCGAACAGCAGCAGACCCGCAAAAGTGGCAAATTCGGGGCCGAGCAGACGGGCGGGACGGACGCAGAGGTGGCAGAGATGATCAATGACCTCCAGACGCAGTTCCAACAGATGCTGCGGCCCGAGACAGACGGTGCAGACAAAGACACGGTGGATAACTtccggcagctgctggagacgctgggccaggcggcgcccgaggcggcgggcgcaggcgcggcggacgcgggcgcggcgggcaAGGAGAGCGGGCAGGGCAGCGAGGACTTCAAGGACATCATCTCGAACGCGCTGGGGCGGCTGAAGGTGAACTCGTCCAAAATCGACTCGaagctggagcaggagaAGAAGGCGCAGACCTCGGACGACCTGCTgtcgcagctgctggagcagatGGCGGGTGTGGACGAGGGCGACGGGGATGGGACGATGGACGGCGCGATTCTCAACATCCTGAACCAGATGTCGTCCAAGGAGGTGATGTACCAGCCCATGAAGGAAATGCAGCTGGAGTTTGTGCAGTGGATGCAGGGGAACGccgagctggaggagcaCCGCGAGAAGATCGCAACCTACAGACAGCAGCTGGACACCGTGAACGCGATCGTGGCGCTCTACGAGCGCGCAGACTACTCGAACGAGAAGTACCGCGGCGAGATCACGGACCTGATAGACAAGCTCGAGCAGCTTGGCGACAGCCCCGTGAACAAGGGCTTCAGCAACGAGGGCAACCAGGAGCTGAACGACCTGGCGAAGATGCTAGAGGTCGACGGCGACGACCCCAGCCTGGGCAATATCGACAAGGAGATACAGGAGACATGCAAGCAGCAGTAG
- the STE23 gene encoding metalloendopeptidase (Syntenic homolog of Saccharomyces cerevisiae YLR389C (STE23)) — translation MIFLSSVQLRRFYTSHFIHRHLQVQSATRRSNLSPLFYSRSMSNNISGVSGLRELAATLEQPLLDDRKYRYIELPNHLRVLLVHDKNTDKSAASLDVNVGAFEDPEDLPGLAHFCEHLLFMGSKKFPNENEYASFLSKHGGASNAYTASQNTNYYFHVNHENLYDALDRFSGFFSCPLFNESSTEKEIKAVDSENKKNLQNDMWRLYQLGKSLTNPIHPYHKFSTGNFETLWSIPRSKGVNVRDELLKFYNRSYSANLMKLVILGREDLDTLAQWAYELFKDVPNHGTKVPEYHAQAFTPEHLMKVIKVKPVKNLKSVEISFVVPDMDKHWQVKPARYLSHLIGHEGTDSLLAYLKNNSWAIDLSAGATTVSEGNAYFSVNVDLTDEGVVQYEAVICAVFQYINMLKEVLPQEWVFTELKDIGEAHFKFKQKGNPAATVSSLSKNLQKAYLPVQVILNTSLMRQYEPGLIMEYLNSLTLENSRVMLISQKVETNLSERWYGTEYSVADYTKDFVSKIRSLGANPALKIPAPNEFIATRFDVHKDEGNVKPLLEPFLLRDDRCGKLWYKKDDMFWVPKGYIYISMKLPHTHSSIVNSMLCTLYVDHINDSLKDLAYNAECAGLEISLRKTNQGLDLSLSGYNDKLLVLLARFFEGIQKLFLREERFMVLKQRLIQKLHNHLYDTPYTQIGRLYSSLINERSWTTQEKLDITEQLTFDHLANFVPTIYEQMYFELLVHGNFSHEEALEVYDLVSSLVPNEIRNSEGRNSKLRSYFIPAGGAYHYETALADKENVNSCIQKVIQLGAYSELLSAKGSLLAQMVNEPCFNTLRTEEQLGYVVFSSKLNTHGTVNLRILVQSERSSSYLESRIDNFLSKFGSTLEMMSDAEFEKHKDALCKTLQQKYRNLGEENDRYVTCIYLGDYNFLYKERKAQLVRQLTKKEMLDFYQQTICSKQAASLVVHMQAQAGVQDSPADKVDGYPTGNAITDVGAFKSQLYLAPIRAPIKKFEVTTPKL, via the coding sequence ATGATATTTTTGTCGAGCGTCCAGCTTCGAAGGTTTTATACTAGCCATTTTATCCATCGACATTTGCAGGTACAATCGGCAACAAGGCGTTCAAACCTTTCTCCCCTATTCTATTCGCGATCAATGAGTAACAACATCAGTGGTGTATCTGGGCTGAGAGAGCTGGCTGCAACTTTGGAGCAGCCACTTTTGGATGACCGCAAGTACCGGTACATCGAGCTTCCTAACCATCTACGAGTGCTGCTAGTGCATGACAAAAACACAGATAAGTCTGCTGCATCTTTAGATGTCAATGTGGGGGCATTCGAGGATCCCGAAGACTTACCGGGCCTCGCGCACTTTTGTGAGCATCTACTGTTCATGGGCAGCAAGAAATTTCCTAATGAAAACGAGTATGCGAGCTTCTTGAGCAAGCATGGCGGCGCCTCTAATGCATACACTGCGTCACAAAATACCAATTACTACTTCCACGTAAATCATGAAAACCTGTACGACGCATTAGATCGGTTCTCGGGCTTCTTTAGCTGCCCGTTATTCAACGAGTCATCGACTGAGAAAGAGATAAAAGCGGTCGATAGCGAAAATAAGAAAAATCTCCAAAATGATATGTGGCGCCTTTACCAGCTGGGTAAGTCGCTGACCAACCCCATTCACCCGTACCACAAATTCTCTACTGGAAACTTTGAGACTTTATGGAGCATTCCGAGATCGAAAGGCGTCAACGTCCGTgatgagctgctgaagTTCTACAACCGGTCATATTCTGCAAATCTCATGAAATTAGTGATCTTGGGCCGCGAAGATCTAGATACCTTGGCTCAGTGGGCATATGAGCTGTTCAAAGACGTCCCTAACCATGGGACCAAAGTGCCTGAGTATCACGCCCAGGCATTCACGCCCGAGCACCTGATGAAGGTAATTAAAGTGAAGCCGGTTAAAAATCTAAAGAGTGTTGAAATCTCATTCGTGGTGCCAGATATGGATAAGCACTGGCAGGTCAAGCCAGCTCGCTACTTGTCGCATTTAATCGGCCATGAGGGCACGGATTCGCTCCTCGCATACTTGAAGAACAATAGCTGGGCAATCGACCTTTCCGCTGGAGCCACTACCGTTTCAGAAGGCAACGCATACTTCTCGGTCAACGTTGATCTGACAGATGAAGGTGTAGTTCAATACGAGGCGGTAATTTGTGCTGTATTCCAGTACATTAACATGCTCAAGGAAGTTCTTCCCCAGGAATGGGTTTTTACTGAACTAAAAGATATCGGCGAGGCGCATTTCAAGTTTAAGCAGAAGGGGAATCCAGCGGCAACCGTTTCTAGCCTTTCTAAAAACCTGCAGAAGGCGTACTTGCCTGTGCAAGTCATCTTAAACACTTCACTTATGCGGCAATACGAGCCTGGCCTAATAATGGAGTACCTGAACTCATTAACTTTGGAAAACTCCCGTGTAATGCTCATATCCCAGAAAGTGGAGACTAACTTGAGCGAGCGCTGGTATGGTACCGAATACTCCGTCGCAGACTACACTAAGGATTTTGTGAGCAAGATTCGGTCACTGGGAGCAAACCCCGCATTGAAGATCCCAGCACCCAATGAATTCATAGCTACCAGATTTGACGTGCACAAGGATGAAGGGAACGTGAAGCCATTATTGGAACCATTTTTACTGCGGGATGACCGTTGCGGCAAATTGTGGTATAAGAAAGACGATATGTTTTGGGTGCCCAAGGGCTATATTTATATTTCAATGAAGCTCCCCCATACGCACTCTAGCATCGTCAACAGCATGTTGTGTACACTATATGTGGACCATATTAATGATTCCCTCAAGGACCTGGCGTACAACGCGGAATGCGCGGGGCTTGAAATCTCACTTCGCAAAACCAACCAAGGTTTAGACCTCTCTCTATCGGGGTACAACGACAAGTTGCTTGTTTTGCTGGCTAGGTTTTTCGAGGGGATTCAGAAACTCTTCCTAAGAGAGGAAAGATTTATGGTTTTGAAGCAGCGTCTGATTCAGAAGCTCCACAACCATTTGTATGATACACCCTACACTCAGATTGGCAGGTTGTACAGCTCATTGATAAATGAGCGGTCTTGGACAACTCAGGAGAAATTGGACATTACGGAGCAACTCACTTTTGACCATCTAGCCAACTTCGTTCCAACCATCTACGAGCAGATGTACTTTGAACTATTGGTCCATGGGAACTTCTCGCACGAAGAGGCGTTGGAAGTATACGACCTCGTGAGCAGTCTGGTACCCAATGAAATCAGGAACTCAGAGGGACGGAATAGCAAGTTGCGGTCCTACTTTATTCCAGCGGGCGGAGCCTACCACTACGAAACGGCTCTCGCAGACAAGGAAAACGTGAACTCGTGTATCCAGAAGGTGATACAACTGGGCGCGTACTCAGAGCTCCTCTCTGCCAAGGGATCACTACTGGCGCAGATGGTAAATGAGCCTTGCTTCAATACCCTGCGGACGGAAGAACAGCTGGGCTATGTGGTATTCAGTTCCAAGCTCAACACGCATGGGACCGTGAATCTGCGGATCCTGGTTCAGTCGGAACGCAGCTCCAGTTATCTTGAATCCCGGATAGATAACTTCTTGTCAAAATTTGGTAGCACTCTCGAGATGATGTCAGATGCAGAGTTTGAGAAACACAAGGATGCCCTATGCAAGACCCTCCAGCAAAAGTACAGAAACCTCGGCGAGGAGAACGATAGGTACGTCACCTGCATATACCTCGGCGACTACAATTTCCTCTATAAGGAGCGCAAGGCACAGCTAGTTCGGCAGTTGACCAAGAAGGAAATGTTGGATTTCTACCAACAGACCATCTGCTCAAAGCAGGCCGCCTCTCTGGTCGTTCACATGCAGGCTCAAGCCGGAGTGCAGGACAGCCCTGCAGACAAGGTCGACGGCTACCCAACTGGCAACGCCATCACAGACGTCGGCGCCTTCAAGAGCCAACTCTACCTTGCGCCTATCCGCGCTCCGATCAAGAAATTTGAGGTTACTACTCCCAAACTCTAG
- the ART10 gene encoding Art10p (Syntenic homolog of Saccharomyces cerevisiae YLR392C (ART10)) — MTTKITLKLNPPHNGRYYTEDDIISGSVVLKLAKATAVKQLRVILKGTSQTMTLAEADRHSSRLPQDPQTQYTKEKSTHILFHQGVQLLPPTGVEDSIKLGQDTYKYGFEFRLAGGPKCVSGHQATSHSFLEDKAHEHYGEQLPPSFNDRHEGGGVTTEELFFYNLGKVRYTVRAEADVATGNKWAPKSPLHDTMVISFLPLQCQAYVENACTSAGSDDTLVNYTALPRTYRAAADVVLSDGLSVTPEVRSNALAYVHRLDYLFRESSGKFGNIFMVFSGDPTKHSVKLTRLVLSLHEKVSFTANGHTNKNLSQLKLMDTPLDDELQLRDLHILEDGSREGKLNLGDHPVLSRLRFNEEDYIHRGNTLFSFTTCNIKREYYFQLDLHWKVDATAVRSEIIVDPVTVYAESAPPAFEGLPPYPEKPPKYEA; from the coding sequence ATGACGACGAAGATTACGCTAAAGTTGAATCCGCCACATAACGGCAGATACTATACCGAGGATGATATAATATCTGGAAGCGTGGTTCTCAAGCTTGCCAAGGCAACGGCGGTGAAGCAGCTCAGGGTGATACTGAAGGGGACATCGCAGACAATGACGCTGGCGGAAGCCGACAGacacagcagcaggctgCCGCAGGACCCGCAGACCCAGTACACGAAGGAGAAGTCGACGCATATTTTGTTCCACCAGggcgtgcagctgctgccgccgacGGGGGTCGAGGACTCCATCAAACTGGGGCAGGATACATACAAGTATGGCTTCGAGTTCAGGCTCGCGGGCGGGCCAAAGTGTGTCAGTGGGCACCAGGCGACAAGCCACTCCTTTCTGGAAGACAAGGCGCACGAGCACTACGGAGAGCAGCTCCCGCCCAGCTTCAACGACAGGCACgaaggcggcggcgtgACGACGGAAGAGCTTTTTTTTTACAACTTGGGCAAGGTGAGGTACACTGTGCGGGCCGAGGCGGACGTTGCGACCGGCAACAAGTGGGCTCCAAAGAGCCCGCTACACGATACCATGGTGATCTCTTTTCTTCCCTTGCAGTGCCAGGCATACGTGGAGAATGCATGCACGAGTGCAGGCAGCGACGATACCCTAGTGAACTACACTGCCCTGCCACGGACTTACCGCGCAGCGGCTGACGTTGTGCTTTCAGATGGGCTCAGCGTGACCCCGGAGGTGCGCTCGAACGCGCTGGCATATGTCCATCGCCTAGACTACCTATTCCGTGAAAGCAGCGGCAAATTCGGAAACATATTCATGGTCTTCAGCGGAGACCCTACCAAGCACAGCGTCAAGCTAACGAGGCTTGTGTTGAGCCTACACGAAAAAGTCAGTTTTACAGCCAATGGCCATACCAACAAGAACCTGTCGCAGCTCAAGCTCATGGACACGCCTTTGGACGATGAGCTCCAGTTGCGCGACTTGCATATCCTAGAAGATGGCTCTCGCGAGGGCAAGTTGAACCTCGGGGATCACCCGGTGCTCAGCCGTCTGCGCTTCAACGAAGAAGACTACATACACCGTGGAAACACGCTCTTCAGCTTTACCACGTGCAATATCAAACGGGAGTACTACTTCCAGCTAGATTTGCACTGGAAGGTGGACGCAACCGCGGTTAGGTCTGAAATTATCGTGGATCCTGTAACAGTGTACGCGGAGTCCGCGCCCCCAGCCTTCGAAGGCCTCCCGCCATACCCCGAGAAGCCACCGAAGTACGAAGCATGA
- the CCW14 gene encoding Ccw14p (Syntenic homolog of Saccharomyces cerevisiae YLR390W-A (CCW14)): MRSTTFVSSAALAVALYASQAVATPPACLLACAGKVSKESSHPLNDVAHFCTKESDAMQKCFSSICPEGKAEGALSAFKANCAEHGKPVSSASSSSAASSSTAASSSAGSSSASATASSSAEKSSAAPSSSASSGAKSSAAPSSSAAPSASASASPASSAAPVASSAAPSASSAAPSTTVLTPTGTGHAASSATPSVPVVSASSSSASDVPPPIDHPFEGAANKVKAGMSLAGGLALAGLLL, encoded by the coding sequence ATGCGTTCCACTACATTCGTTTCTTCTGCAGCACTAGCCGTCGCTCTCTACGCCAGCCAGGCGGTGGCAACGCCTCCAGCCTGCTTGCTAGCTTGTGCCGGCAAGGTTTCCAAGGAGTCATCACACCCGTTGAACGATGTGGCCCACTTCTGTACCAAGGAGAGCGATGCGATGCAAAAGTGCTTCTCTTCCATCTGTCCTGAGGGCAAGGCCGAGGGCGCACTTTCGGCTTTCAAGGCAAACTGCGCCGAGCACGGCAAGCCCGTGagcagcgcctcctcctcTTCCGCGGCTTCTTCCTCGACTGCGGCTTCGTCCTCCGCTGGCAGCTCGAGTGCATCTGCCACGGCTTCTTCCTCTGCCGAGAAGTCGTCCGCCGCACCATCTTCCTCTGCTTCCTCTGGCGCGAAGTCGTCTGCTGCGCCTTCCTCGTCTGCTGCGCCTTCTGCATCTGCTTCCGCGTCGCCCGCTTCTTCTGCAGCACCCGTCGCCTCTTCTGCAGCACCATCCGCCTCTTCTGCAGCACCATCCACCACTGTTCTAACTCCTACTGGGACTGGCCACGCTGCTTCCAGCGCTACCCCATCTGTACCAGTGGTATCTGCATCCAGCTCTTCTGCGAGCGATGTTCCTCCACCTATCGACCATCCTTTCGAGGGCGCTGCTAACAAGGTGAAGGCTGGTATGTCACTTGCTGGTGGTCTCGCTCTAGCCGGCTTATTGTTGTGA
- a CDS encoding 40S ribosomal protein uS14 (Syntenic homolog of Saccharomyces cerevisiae YLR388W (RPS29A) and YDL061C (RPS29B); 1-intron), with product MAHENVWFSHPRNYGKGSRQCRVCASHSGLIRKYGLNICRQCFREKANDIGFHKYR from the coding sequence ATGGCTCACGAAAACGTTTGGTTCTCCCACCCAAGAAACTACGGTAAGGGCTCCCGCCAGTGCCGCGTGTGCGCTTCGCACTCTGGTTTGATCAGAAAGTACGGCTTGAACATCTGCCGTCAGTGCTTCAGAGAGAAGGCCAACGACATTGGTTTCCACAAGTACCGTTAA
- the UBC9 gene encoding E2 SUMO-conjugating protein UBC9 (Syntenic homolog of Saccharomyces cerevisiae YDL064W (UBC9); 1-intron), whose amino-acid sequence MNSLCLQRLQEERKKWRKDHPFGFWAKPTKKEDGSMNLQKWEAGIPGREGTIWKDGVYPITIEYPDDYPSKPPRVKFPAGFYHPNIYPSGTVCLSILNEDQDWKPAITMKQILLGVQDLLTSPNPNSPAQEPAWRAYAKNLQEYEKKVLEQARRYAK is encoded by the exons ATGAACAGCTTATGCCTGCAGAGACTGCAGGAGGAGAG AAAGAAATGGCGCAAGGACCATCCATTTGGGTTCTGGGCGAAGCCCACCAAGAAGGAGGACGGGTCGATGAACTTGCAGAAGTGGGAGGCGGGAATCCCCGGGCGCGAGGGCACGATTTGGAAGGACGGCGTGTACCCGATCACGATCGAGTATCCCGATGACTACCCGTCCAAGCCGCCACGGGTGAAGTTCCCGGCGGGGTTCTACCACCCGAACATATATCCGAGTGGCACGGTGTGCCTGAGCATACTGAACGAGGACCAGGACTGGAAGCCGGCGATCACGATGAAGCAGATCCTGCTGGGTGTGCAGGACCTGCTGACGAGCCCGAACCCGAACTCGCCTGCACAGGAGCCGGCGTGGCGGGCGTACGCGAAGAACCTGCAGGAGTACGAGAAGAaggtgctggagcaggcgcggcGGTACGCAAAGTGA
- the ATP10 gene encoding Atp10p (Syntenic homolog of Saccharomyces cerevisiae YLR393W (ATP10)) yields MVIWRRYLSGTAQPLVFKKMNKALAQAAPREHVVRRLEQPVGMPQPPTAATRYVEGNSMLDMFSEEKTSRRAAELAAEFSKSGLYDAATFRKTNGRVFLPPASYWRAEHARYFPHLGGRTLTGARGSVEDVLAGKVSVVKVFSCETGEGLASSYFRHEGHDYLREDDVAPAQIVEISLTESWIKDWLVRLMAGRLRSLVPAARHERYFICRRAQLPFTVRESLELGNLYTGYVLVVDPQLKIRWMACGGAEKRDAELLWKCVRGVQRECAAV; encoded by the coding sequence ATGGTGATCTGGAGACGGTACTTGAGCGGCaccgcgcagccgctggtGTTCAAGAAGATGAACAAGGCGCTCGCGCAGGCCGCACCTCGAGAGCACGTCGTGCGCAGGCTGGAGCAGCCCGTTGGCAtgccgcagccgccgacAGCGGCCACGCGGTACGTGGAAGGCAACTCCATGCTGGACATGTTCAGCGAGGAGAAGACCAGCCGTCGCGCGGCGGAACTAGCGGCGGAGTTTAGCAAAAGCGGGCTCTACGACGCTGCGACCTTTCGCAAGACGAACGGTAGGGTGTTcctgccgccggcgtcgTACTGGCGCGCGGAACACGCGCGCTACTTCCCGCATCTGGGCGGCAGGACGCTGaccggcgcgcgcggcagcgTCGAAGACGTGCTCGCTGGCAAGGTCTCGGTAGTCAAGGTGTTTTCGTGCGAGACGGGCGAAGGCTTGGCCAGCAGCTACTTCCGGCACGAGGGGCACGACTATCTCCGCGAAGATGACGTCGCACCGGCCCAGATCGTGGAGATTTCTCTCACCGAGAGCTGGATCAAGGATTGGCTTGTGCGCCTAATGGCTGGAAGATTACGTAGTCTCGTTCCTGCGGCACGTCATGAACGGTACTTCATCTGCCGCAGAGCGCAGTTGCCGTTTACGGTGCGCGAAAGTCTGGAGCTCGGCAATCTGTACACGGGCTACGTGCTGGTTGTGGACCCCCAGCTGAAAATTAGGTGGATGGCGTGCGGTGGCGCAGAGAAGAGGGACGCAGAACTCCTGTGGAAGTGCGTGCGAGGCGTCCAGCGGGAGTGCGCGGCTGTCTGA